The proteins below come from a single Oscillospiraceae bacterium genomic window:
- a CDS encoding cation:proton antiporter has protein sequence MTTPLIEKLNITSSVSIVIISISLMLFGGFAMTRITKRLRLPNVTAYIVAGILMGPYCLNLIPVGLIERMDFIADIALAFIAFSTGEFFRFSTLKKSGVKVLLITFLEACLASIAVFIATHYVLGLDMVFSVVLAALASATAPASTMMTIRQTHAKGDFVDTLLQVVALDDVVGLVAYSIAISIALASMTGNFQAQNVLRPIIMNLFAFALGGVFGLILKFLLHKRSTDNRLIVSIALLFAFCGICALMGVSSLLGCMSMSMIYINTSDDERLFKQLNYFSPPLLLLFFVRSGLNFDLGAIFSSSDHIGSASLLAVGVVYFVTRILGKYSGAFLGCLLAGKNKKVRNNLGLALIPQAGVAIGLAAMGARTLGGAMGDALETIILASSVLYELIGPACAKLSLYLSGSYSNRLDDIVTETVKCDEHEPENEVERLIRQIQAIQKELPAHNDPFLEDEQAYDEAAYEHYALTGYPQVSYQNTRRKADIWTL, from the coding sequence GTGACCACGCCCCTGATTGAAAAATTGAATATTACATCCTCGGTTTCGATAGTGATTATATCGATTTCTTTAATGTTATTTGGCGGGTTTGCCATGACAAGAATTACCAAACGCCTGAGACTCCCCAATGTCACGGCCTACATTGTTGCCGGCATTTTGATGGGTCCGTACTGCTTAAACCTGATCCCGGTAGGTCTTATCGAGAGGATGGATTTCATTGCAGACATCGCCTTGGCGTTCATTGCATTCAGCACGGGCGAGTTCTTCCGTTTTTCTACACTGAAAAAAAGCGGCGTTAAGGTGCTGCTTATTACGTTCCTTGAGGCGTGCTTGGCATCCATTGCGGTGTTTATCGCTACTCATTATGTGCTTGGTCTTGATATGGTATTTTCCGTCGTTCTTGCCGCGCTGGCATCAGCCACAGCACCTGCGTCTACCATGATGACGATTCGCCAGACGCACGCAAAGGGCGATTTTGTAGACACCCTTCTGCAGGTGGTCGCACTGGACGATGTGGTGGGGCTTGTCGCGTACAGCATCGCCATTTCCATCGCCTTGGCCTCCATGACCGGCAATTTTCAGGCGCAAAATGTGCTGCGTCCGATAATAATGAACCTGTTCGCGTTTGCGCTGGGCGGCGTATTTGGTTTGATTTTGAAGTTTCTTCTTCACAAGCGATCAACCGACAATCGCCTAATCGTATCTATTGCGCTGCTCTTTGCATTCTGCGGAATTTGTGCGCTGATGGGCGTTTCGTCGCTACTGGGCTGTATGTCCATGTCGATGATTTACATCAATACCTCCGACGACGAAAGGCTTTTTAAGCAGCTGAATTACTTCAGCCCTCCGCTGCTCTTGCTGTTCTTTGTGCGGTCTGGTCTCAACTTTGATTTGGGTGCTATTTTCAGCTCCTCCGATCATATCGGTTCGGCCTCTTTGCTGGCTGTCGGTGTGGTCTACTTTGTCACAAGAATACTCGGCAAATACAGCGGCGCCTTCTTGGGTTGCCTGCTTGCCGGAAAGAACAAAAAAGTTCGCAACAACCTTGGGCTGGCTTTAATTCCACAGGCGGGCGTTGCCATTGGACTGGCCGCGATGGGAGCCCGCACCTTGGGCGGTGCAATGGGCGACGCGCTGGAAACAATTATCCTTGCCTCCAGCGTCTTGTACGAACTAATCGGACCTGCTTGCGCAAAATTGTCGCTGTACCTGTCGGGGTCGTATTCCAACAGGTTGGATGACATCGTGACTGAAACGGTCAAATGCGACGAGCATGAACCAGAAAACGAGGTCGAACGCCTGATTCGCCAGATACAGGCAATTCAAAAAGAATTGCCTGCGCACAACGATCCTTTTTTAGAGGATGAACAGGCATATGACGAGGCCGCTTACGAACATTACGCCTTGACAGGCTACCCCCAAGTATCGTATCAAAACACAAGGAGGAAAGCAGACATATGGACACTTTGA
- a CDS encoding recombinase family protein, with the protein MRRIFNLYAEGHGETTVAKMLIEENRKDGGGGLSWTASKVSRVLRKPTYKGYMTYNKSHIDDFLSHNRINHSEEDFVLVKGNFEPIVSEELWETCNQIRSKRAAFVKGKDGRTHKFGVSFPQNKWTKILFCDCGMRFQIEGYDKTANGGKNMRLICARSKMFKKKDAARALNGISCPAPYASEWKLELMAREVFRTVWKENAEDILSLLRTLDANLNTTGTPNDGNQLEHKLSALNEELDDLVSQRASRSITMDDFLSKSTEINNEIINVEGLLQSSIQEQRPKARLDMHSIEAALSDDASFPDGKIEPGFLDRYTNRIVKSNNRYIWMLQLMNVQQIMPIQSERQPIAMVTYKSGVPYDIEKEQIGKQDKESAGPDCATICRPQDFFLNMSRTKRKRKLVEWLESCQENQVSVLDEKIPLLSFAVDFVTAYEYQKVRGIKIHPGLWKDMRVDIFLVKKEN; encoded by the coding sequence GTGCGCAGAATCTTTAATCTGTACGCCGAGGGGCACGGAGAAACGACTGTTGCCAAAATGCTTATAGAAGAAAACCGCAAGGATGGCGGTGGTGGCCTGAGCTGGACGGCGAGCAAGGTATCACGGGTACTCCGCAAGCCCACTTACAAGGGCTATATGACCTATAATAAATCCCATATTGATGACTTCCTCAGCCATAACCGCATCAATCACAGCGAGGAGGACTTTGTTCTTGTAAAGGGAAACTTTGAGCCAATCGTCTCAGAGGAGCTATGGGAAACCTGCAATCAGATCCGCAGTAAGCGAGCTGCATTTGTCAAAGGAAAAGATGGTCGTACCCATAAATTTGGTGTGTCCTTTCCGCAGAACAAATGGACGAAAATTCTGTTTTGCGATTGTGGGATGCGATTCCAAATCGAAGGCTACGATAAAACGGCCAACGGTGGGAAAAATATGCGGCTTATCTGTGCACGGTCGAAAATGTTCAAAAAGAAAGATGCCGCCAGAGCACTGAATGGCATTTCTTGTCCGGCACCATACGCATCTGAATGGAAGCTGGAATTGATGGCAAGGGAAGTGTTCCGTACTGTTTGGAAAGAAAATGCCGAGGATATACTGAGTCTTTTGCGGACGTTGGATGCAAATCTGAACACTACCGGCACACCGAATGATGGAAACCAGCTGGAGCACAAGCTCTCTGCGCTGAATGAGGAATTGGACGATCTTGTCAGCCAGCGGGCAAGCCGAAGCATAACTATGGATGATTTCTTAAGCAAAAGTACGGAAATCAACAATGAGATTATAAATGTCGAAGGCTTACTGCAAAGTTCCATACAGGAACAGCGTCCTAAAGCAAGGTTAGATATGCACAGCATCGAGGCTGCACTCAGCGATGATGCCTCTTTTCCGGATGGTAAAATAGAGCCGGGCTTTCTGGACAGGTATACCAACCGGATTGTAAAAAGCAATAACCGCTACATTTGGATGTTGCAGTTGATGAATGTGCAGCAGATCATGCCTATCCAATCGGAAAGGCAGCCGATAGCGATGGTTACCTATAAAAGTGGCGTTCCCTATGATATTGAGAAAGAGCAAATCGGCAAGCAGGATAAAGAAAGTGCTGGACCCGATTGCGCGACAATATGTCGTCCACAGGATTTCTTTTTGAACATGAGCCGAACCAAAAGAAAGCGTAAGTTGGTGGAATGGCTGGAAAGCTGTCAAGAAAATCAGGTGAGCGTGCTGGATGAAAAGATACCACTTTTGAGTTTTGCGGTTGACTTTGTGACAGCCTATGAGTATCAGAAAGTGCGTGGGATTAAGATCCACCCCGGTTTGTGGAAAGATATGCGTGTGGATATATTTCTGGTAAAAAAAGAAAATTGA
- a CDS encoding MgtC/SapB family protein, which translates to MDTLMSLQMSDPIAQHLGSWSQEINVLSICLRIALAVFLTSVIGCERSSKRHSAGLRTFVLISFSSTICMILDIYLMQTQAIDIPILSAATMISAASISGKSILFSSRGQIKGLTTSAALWSCAALGFTIGAGLYTVTLIVFAFLLCILSAFPTIEVYLKNRSNHFEIHLELKNIEYLRDFVTVSRRLGLRIDDIESNPAYVGSGLSVYTITVTICSSELKKYKTHHEIIEALKSLDYIYHLEELR; encoded by the coding sequence ATGGACACTTTGATGTCACTTCAAATGTCAGACCCCATTGCGCAGCACCTTGGCAGTTGGTCACAGGAAATTAACGTGCTTTCCATCTGCCTGAGAATCGCCCTTGCCGTTTTCCTGACCTCCGTTATAGGCTGTGAACGATCCAGCAAGCGACATTCTGCTGGACTTAGAACCTTTGTGCTGATTTCGTTTTCATCTACCATCTGCATGATACTTGACATATACCTGATGCAGACTCAGGCAATCGACATACCGATTTTGTCTGCGGCCACCATGATTTCAGCGGCTTCCATCAGCGGAAAATCAATTCTTTTTAGCTCACGCGGTCAAATCAAAGGGCTTACTACCTCTGCGGCGCTGTGGTCTTGCGCCGCCTTGGGCTTTACAATAGGTGCAGGGCTTTACACGGTAACACTGATTGTGTTTGCATTCCTTCTGTGTATCCTGTCGGCGTTTCCCACCATTGAGGTGTATCTGAAGAACCGTTCCAACCACTTTGAAATCCATTTAGAGCTTAAAAACATCGAGTATCTGCGCGACTTTGTTACAGTCAGCCGCCGCTTAGGGCTGCGAATTGATGATATTGAATCGAACCCCGCCTATGTGGGCTCCGGACTAAGCGTATATACGATTACCGTTACAATTTGCAGCAGCGAACTGAAGAAGTATAAGACGCACCATGAGATTATAGAAGCACTGAAATCGCTGGATTACATTTATCATCTGGAAGAACTGCGATAG
- a CDS encoding ATP-binding protein, whose product MGRFVNPDNSAFQVALNSKIYMDKTGLLEYTNSVLDTPEAYICNSRPRRFGKSYTANMLAAYYSKGCDSEKMFDGLTIGKSSDFKKHLNKYDVIHIDVQWFLSSCADIKSIISYITQSVLEELKEYYPEVLPNEVLTLADALSRIRNSTGQKFIVIIDEWDILIRDEATNKAVQEEYIYFLRGLFKGTEPTKYIQLAYLTGILPIKKEKTQSALNNFDEFTMVSAGTLAPFIGFTEEEVKNLCEEYHKDFDKVKKWYDGYLLRDYQVYNPRAVVSVMLKGEFKSYWSETASYEAIVPLINMNYDGLKTAIIEMLSGGEVKVNTATFKNDTVNIQSKDDVLTYMIHLGYLGYDQNRKTAFVPNEEIRQELTLAVESKHWNEMLLFQQESEKLLDATLDMDGDAVATQVEKIHDDYVSAIQYNNENSLSSVLAIAYLSAMQYYFKPVRELPAGRGFADFVFVPKPEYRNDYPALVVELKWNQTAETAMQQIKEKKYPDSLRGYTGNLLLVAINYDKKTKKHQCLIEKVV is encoded by the coding sequence ATGGGAAGATTCGTGAATCCGGATAATAGTGCGTTTCAAGTTGCACTGAATTCAAAAATTTATATGGATAAAACGGGTCTGCTGGAATATACCAACAGCGTTCTTGATACACCAGAAGCATATATCTGCAATAGCCGCCCCCGGAGATTTGGTAAGTCCTATACGGCTAATATGCTGGCAGCCTATTACAGCAAAGGCTGCGATTCAGAAAAGATGTTCGATGGGCTTACAATCGGCAAGAGTAGCGACTTCAAAAAGCATCTCAACAAGTATGATGTGATCCATATAGATGTACAATGGTTTTTGTCCAGCTGTGCAGACATCAAAAGTATTATATCCTACATTACGCAATCGGTTTTGGAGGAACTAAAAGAGTACTACCCTGAAGTTCTTCCTAACGAAGTGTTGACATTGGCGGACGCTTTGTCGCGCATCAGAAACTCGACCGGTCAGAAATTTATTGTGATTATTGATGAATGGGATATTCTGATCCGAGATGAAGCAACCAATAAGGCTGTTCAAGAAGAATATATCTATTTCTTGAGAGGCTTATTCAAAGGTACAGAGCCGACAAAATACATTCAGCTTGCATACCTCACCGGCATTCTGCCAATCAAAAAGGAAAAAACGCAGTCGGCCTTGAATAACTTCGATGAGTTTACCATGGTCAGTGCCGGCACGTTGGCACCTTTCATTGGCTTTACGGAAGAAGAAGTTAAGAATCTTTGCGAGGAGTACCACAAAGACTTTGACAAGGTAAAAAAGTGGTACGATGGTTACTTGCTGCGGGATTACCAAGTTTATAATCCCAGAGCTGTTGTCAGCGTTATGCTGAAGGGAGAGTTTAAGAGCTACTGGTCGGAAACGGCTTCCTATGAAGCAATCGTTCCCCTTATCAACATGAACTATGATGGGCTGAAAACGGCAATCATTGAAATGCTTTCCGGTGGGGAAGTTAAAGTAAACACGGCTACCTTCAAGAACGATACCGTTAATATCCAAAGCAAAGATGATGTTTTGACATATATGATCCATCTTGGCTACTTGGGATATGACCAGAACCGAAAAACAGCGTTCGTTCCGAATGAGGAAATCCGGCAGGAATTGACACTTGCGGTGGAAAGCAAGCATTGGAATGAGATGTTGCTGTTCCAGCAGGAGTCTGAGAAGTTGCTGGATGCGACATTGGATATGGATGGCGATGCAGTAGCCACTCAGGTTGAGAAAATCCATGATGACTATGTTTCTGCCATCCAGTACAACAATGAAAACTCCTTGAGCAGCGTCTTGGCGATTGCATACCTGAGCGCTATGCAATATTACTTTAAGCCGGTTCGAGAGCTGCCCGCGGGCAGGGGCTTCGCAGACTTCGTTTTCGTACCAAAACCGGAGTACCGAAATGACTATCCGGCGCTTGTTGTGGAGTTGAAGTGGAACCAAACGGCGGAGACTGCGATGCAGCAGATTAAGGAAAAAAAATATCCGGATTCGCTGCGTGGCTATACAGGAAATCTTCTCTTGGTAGCTATCAACTATGACAAGAAAACGAAGAAACATCAGTGCCTTATTGAAAAAGTAGTATAA
- a CDS encoding SOS response-associated peptidase has protein sequence MCGRYQFSADEYKEIRQIVRDAQRRSEGNELNFPMAGDICPSQVAPVLVSRGEKIVGEFQQWGLPGFRGRQQIINARAETVTEKPMFRRSIAFQRCVIPATGFYEWDAAKHKYFFQMPGQPIYLAGIYDNISGVNCFIILTTAPNDSVAPIHDRMPLLLSHEQVRPWLVDAGAALELLCSRPPLLQRTSCDGQLGFDDLL, from the coding sequence ATGTGTGGACGGTATCAGTTTTCTGCCGATGAATATAAAGAGATTCGCCAAATCGTGCGCGATGCACAGCGCCGCAGCGAGGGAAACGAACTCAATTTCCCAATGGCAGGAGATATTTGCCCCTCGCAGGTGGCACCGGTGCTGGTTTCACGCGGGGAGAAGATTGTGGGCGAGTTCCAGCAATGGGGGCTGCCCGGTTTCCGCGGCAGGCAGCAAATCATCAATGCCCGCGCCGAAACCGTGACGGAAAAGCCGATGTTTCGCCGCAGTATTGCCTTCCAGCGCTGTGTGATCCCTGCCACCGGCTTTTATGAATGGGACGCCGCCAAGCACAAATATTTTTTCCAAATGCCGGGACAGCCGATTTACTTGGCGGGCATTTATGATAATATAAGTGGTGTGAACTGCTTTATCATTCTGACCACCGCGCCCAACGATTCGGTAGCGCCCATCCACGACCGTATGCCGTTGCTGCTCTCCCACGAGCAGGTGCGCCCGTGGTTGGTGGACGCCGGTGCGGCGCTGGAACTGCTTTGCAGCCGCCCGCCGCTACTGCAGCGCACAAGCTGTGACGGGCAGTTGGGCTTTGATGATTTGCTTTGA
- a CDS encoding Type 1 glutamine amidotransferase-like domain-containing protein has product MNLFLCSRFCIVGTLIKENLQNKRIAFIPTAAAKEGASRYVLAGRELLSEMGAIVTEIDISKENRNTIKATFAQADCIYFSGGNSFFLMDALRKSGTDKLLKKELQRGKLMVGESAGAIVCAPTITYIEPMDKKPPEYSQQDDAGLELVKYYILPHFLDEVYRKASEEILEKFSELDVRPISNDQAILVKDNTSKIICNSDNAKAVRDFRNEQG; this is encoded by the coding sequence ATGAATTTGTTTTTATGCTCACGTTTTTGCATCGTGGGGACTCTTATTAAAGAAAATTTGCAAAATAAGAGAATTGCATTTATCCCGACAGCCGCAGCCAAAGAAGGGGCTTCGCGGTATGTGCTGGCGGGTCGGGAGTTGCTCAGTGAAATGGGAGCAATCGTTACAGAAATTGATATTTCTAAGGAAAACAGGAATACAATCAAGGCAACCTTTGCGCAGGCAGATTGCATTTACTTTTCAGGAGGCAATTCGTTCTTCCTTATGGATGCGCTGCGAAAATCTGGAACAGACAAATTGCTGAAAAAAGAACTGCAGCGCGGCAAACTTATGGTGGGCGAGTCGGCAGGGGCTATTGTTTGCGCGCCGACGATTACTTATATTGAGCCAATGGATAAAAAACCGCCGGAGTATTCACAGCAAGACGATGCCGGGCTTGAGCTGGTAAAATACTATATTTTGCCGCACTTTCTTGATGAGGTTTATAGAAAAGCATCGGAGGAAATACTGGAAAAGTTCTCGGAATTGGATGTCCGTCCCATAAGCAATGATCAAGCAATACTCGTGAAGGATAATACATCAAAGATAATCTGTAACTCAGATAACGCAAAAGCAGTGCGAGATTTCAGAAACGAACAAGGATAA
- a CDS encoding glycerate kinase, producing MNQLLHQHTESIVSAAIHAVLPDVAVVRALQGYRFGTGKIVLVAAGKAAWQMANAASDCLGDRIADGVVVTKYGHIKGPIAHIRCFEGGHPVPDDGSCRGTQAALDLVHGLTPQDTVVFLLSGGGSALLEKPLIPLDELQDITQQLLGCGADIVEINTIRKRLSAVKGGRFAMACAPAQVLCVVLSDVLGDPLDMIASGPACADSSTCKDAENVVKKYGLHLSADALACLRKETPKQIDNVTTRITGSVRELCAAAADAAQALGYAPILLTDQLACQAREAGLFLAEIAQTHQHPDKPMAFIAGGETVVKIIGNGKGGRNQELALAASPGISGCNAAVFSVGSDGTDGPTDAAGGYVDGDTLTTLRAAQIDPVDFLNQNDSYTALKAAKGLLFTGPTGTNVNDVAVVLIR from the coding sequence ATGAATCAATTACTTCATCAACATACGGAATCTATCGTTTCTGCGGCAATTCACGCGGTTTTGCCGGATGTCGCCGTAGTGCGTGCACTGCAAGGGTATCGCTTTGGAACCGGAAAAATCGTTCTGGTGGCAGCAGGAAAAGCGGCATGGCAGATGGCAAACGCGGCATCTGACTGCCTGGGGGATCGTATTGCGGATGGCGTGGTTGTTACAAAGTATGGGCATATAAAAGGACCGATTGCCCATATCCGCTGCTTTGAGGGCGGACACCCTGTCCCGGATGACGGCTCTTGCCGGGGTACGCAGGCAGCGCTTGACCTTGTTCATGGGTTAACGCCGCAGGATACGGTGGTGTTTCTTCTGTCCGGCGGGGGAAGCGCCCTGCTGGAAAAGCCTTTGATCCCTTTGGATGAATTGCAGGATATCACACAGCAGCTGCTGGGATGCGGTGCCGATATCGTGGAGATCAACACCATTCGCAAGCGGTTGTCTGCCGTAAAAGGTGGGCGTTTTGCTATGGCGTGCGCCCCGGCACAGGTGCTGTGCGTCGTCCTGAGCGATGTCTTGGGTGACCCGCTGGATATGATTGCAAGCGGACCAGCTTGTGCCGATTCGTCTACCTGCAAGGATGCGGAGAATGTCGTTAAAAAGTACGGCTTACATCTGTCCGCCGATGCACTGGCTTGCCTTCGCAAAGAGACACCCAAACAAATAGATAACGTAACAACGCGCATTACAGGAAGCGTACGGGAGCTTTGCGCGGCAGCTGCCGATGCTGCACAGGCACTTGGCTATGCGCCGATCCTTTTGACCGATCAGCTGGCTTGTCAGGCGCGGGAGGCGGGGCTGTTCCTTGCGGAAATTGCCCAAACACATCAGCACCCCGACAAACCCATGGCGTTTATAGCCGGAGGCGAAACGGTGGTCAAAATCATCGGCAACGGCAAGGGCGGGCGCAATCAGGAATTGGCGCTGGCGGCGTCACCCGGCATTTCGGGCTGCAATGCGGCGGTTTTTAGTGTTGGGTCAGACGGTACCGATGGACCGACAGATGCGGCGGGCGGCTATGTGGACGGTGACACGCTGACAACCTTGCGGGCGGCGCAAATCGACCCGGTGGATTTTCTCAACCAAAATGATTCCTACACGGCGCTGAAGGCGGCGAAAGGATTGCTTTTTACCGGTCCGACAGGAACCAATGTAAATGATGTTGCTGTTGTGCTGATTCGGTAA
- a CDS encoding helix-turn-helix domain-containing protein: MSTGILDGFQTIIPTAAAVLSEKRQILRLTQQEVADRAKITLRQYQRLESGERSILTCSFGLACRVIEALDMDVSKFYHGDYYLEEELKTTRGKGFSSRKKLSI; encoded by the coding sequence ATGAGTACCGGAATTTTAGATGGCTTTCAAACGATAATTCCAACGGCAGCGGCTGTCTTATCGGAAAAACGACAAATATTAAGGCTGACGCAACAAGAGGTTGCTGATCGCGCAAAAATAACATTACGTCAATATCAAAGGTTGGAATCTGGGGAAAGAAGTATTTTGACCTGTTCTTTTGGCTTGGCGTGTCGAGTAATTGAAGCTCTTGATATGGATGTTTCTAAATTCTATCATGGTGACTATTACCTTGAAGAAGAGCTGAAGACAACGAGAGGCAAAGGATTTAGCAGTAGGAAAAAGCTATCGATTTAA
- the dinB gene encoding DNA polymerase IV: protein MGQRHILHCDCNCFYASVEMQEHPELRGKSIAVCGDPEARHGIVLTASYPAKRMGVKTAMPIWEAKQHCRDLIVVPASYGKYQKYSSYVREIFRDYTDQVESFGLDEAWLDITGSLGLFGDPVKIAKEISDRIKRELGITVSIGVSFNKITAKLGSDYKKPDAITVIEPDNYKQIVYPLPVGDLLYVGNATQRKLGSYGIRTIGQLAETNPEVLKGWFGVMGYTLSAFARGLDQTPVAKQDAHSAIKSVGNSATTPRDLTTDEDVWLMLVLLSESVAMRMRDLGSKCNVVEIYVRDNELSGFTRRRKLDSPTNVSIEIARIAFDLFKRNYSWPKPLRGIGVRGADLCPADCAVQLGFFSNEEKREKLEHIDKAVDTLRQRYGYRSVQRAVVYTDPVLGGINAYDDHNIHPVGYFHTA, encoded by the coding sequence ATGGGACAGCGGCATATACTGCATTGCGATTGCAACTGCTTTTACGCAAGCGTTGAAATGCAGGAACACCCAGAACTGCGCGGAAAAAGCATCGCCGTGTGCGGCGATCCGGAGGCGCGGCACGGTATCGTTCTCACCGCAAGCTATCCCGCCAAGAGAATGGGCGTGAAAACGGCAATGCCCATTTGGGAGGCAAAGCAGCATTGCCGTGACCTGATCGTGGTTCCTGCCAGCTATGGCAAATACCAGAAATACAGCAGCTATGTGCGCGAGATTTTCCGTGACTACACCGACCAAGTGGAGAGTTTTGGCTTGGACGAGGCGTGGCTGGATATTACGGGCAGTCTGGGTTTGTTTGGGGACCCTGTAAAAATTGCCAAAGAAATCAGCGACCGCATTAAACGGGAGTTGGGAATCACCGTTTCGATTGGCGTTTCTTTTAATAAAATCACCGCAAAACTCGGCAGCGATTATAAAAAGCCTGATGCCATAACGGTCATCGAGCCTGATAATTATAAGCAAATTGTCTACCCGCTGCCGGTGGGTGACCTTTTGTATGTGGGCAATGCCACACAGCGCAAACTCGGCAGTTACGGCATTCGCACCATCGGTCAGCTTGCGGAAACAAACCCTGAAGTCCTCAAGGGCTGGTTTGGTGTGATGGGTTACACACTCTCGGCTTTTGCGCGTGGATTGGACCAAACGCCGGTCGCCAAGCAGGATGCACATTCTGCCATTAAGAGTGTGGGCAACAGCGCCACCACGCCGCGCGATTTGACCACAGATGAAGATGTGTGGCTGATGTTGGTGCTGCTCTCCGAAAGCGTCGCTATGCGTATGCGCGACCTCGGCAGCAAGTGCAATGTGGTGGAGATTTATGTGCGGGACAATGAACTGTCCGGCTTTACGCGCCGCCGAAAGCTGGATAGCCCCACCAATGTAAGTATAGAAATTGCCCGCATCGCCTTTGATTTATTCAAGCGCAATTATTCGTGGCCGAAGCCCCTGCGCGGCATCGGTGTGCGCGGTGCCGACCTGTGCCCCGCAGACTGCGCAGTGCAATTAGGATTTTTTTCCAACGAGGAAAAGCGCGAGAAGCTGGAGCACATCGACAAAGCCGTGGACACCCTGCGCCAGCGATACGGTTACCGCAGTGTACAGCGGGCGGTAGTGTACACGGATCCCGTTTTGGGCGGCATTAACGCCTACGACGACCACAACATCCACCCGGTCGGGTATTTTCATACGGCATAG
- a CDS encoding ASCH domain-containing protein, with amino-acid sequence MDQIEKFVKDSGLRIPAYNVCFYDSNGTDEILDNILCGKKRANTGLFNLFEAQMQLLPRTGDYTVVLDSDMQPRCITRTTKVDVVPFEDVTADCAAAEGDSTLAAWKKAHRKAFAAACEEIGRNFDESMKCVCEYFDVVYRADGQ; translated from the coding sequence ATGGATCAAATCGAGAAATTTGTAAAGGATTCGGGGCTGAGGATTCCTGCCTACAATGTCTGTTTTTATGACAGCAACGGCACCGACGAGATTCTGGACAACATTCTTTGCGGCAAAAAGCGCGCCAACACGGGGTTGTTCAACCTGTTTGAAGCCCAGATGCAACTGCTGCCGCGCACGGGTGATTACACGGTCGTGTTGGACAGCGATATGCAGCCGCGCTGCATTACCCGCACCACAAAGGTGGACGTTGTCCCGTTTGAAGATGTGACGGCAGATTGTGCCGCCGCCGAGGGGGACAGCACCCTTGCCGCGTGGAAGAAGGCCCACCGCAAGGCGTTTGCCGCAGCGTGTGAGGAAATCGGCAGGAACTTTGACGAAAGCATGAAGTGCGTCTGCGAGTATTTTGATGTGGTTTACCGGGCAGATGGGCAGTGA
- a CDS encoding LexA family transcriptional regulator, translating to MSNWNKRIRAAREAQKMTREMVVQKMQQFLPESEKAVSTRSLMSWEAGEREPRVTVGVALAKALGFEDVAVLYLDSEPKLNQAGQQRLGEYRSMLLHTAAFTEKPEPTLRLLPVYLQPASAGTGQWLDDDAQEMTEVDESVPTKAEFGVRIAGDSMEPRFVNGQTVWVKAAQDANNGDIVLCTLNDQGYCKKLRKDENGIALISLNKKYDPIPVREEDEFRIAGIVVG from the coding sequence GTGAGCAACTGGAATAAGCGTATTCGTGCCGCGCGTGAAGCGCAGAAGATGACCCGCGAGATGGTCGTACAGAAAATGCAGCAGTTCCTGCCGGAATCCGAGAAGGCTGTGTCCACACGTTCCTTGATGTCGTGGGAGGCCGGCGAGCGCGAACCCCGTGTTACCGTGGGTGTGGCGCTGGCAAAGGCTTTAGGGTTTGAGGATGTGGCAGTTTTGTATCTGGATTCCGAACCCAAGCTGAATCAGGCGGGGCAGCAGCGTTTGGGGGAATACCGATCCATGCTGCTGCACACGGCAGCGTTTACCGAGAAACCGGAACCGACACTGCGATTGCTGCCGGTCTATTTACAGCCTGCCTCTGCCGGTACCGGTCAGTGGCTGGATGATGACGCCCAAGAGATGACCGAAGTGGATGAATCCGTACCCACCAAGGCGGAGTTCGGTGTCCGCATCGCTGGTGACAGTATGGAGCCGCGCTTTGTGAATGGGCAGACCGTTTGGGTCAAGGCTGCACAAGATGCCAACAACGGCGATATTGTGCTTTGCACCTTGAACGACCAAGGCTATTGCAAAAAGCTGCGCAAGGACGAAAACGGCATTGCGCTGATTTCCCTGAATAAAAAATACGACCCCATCCCTGTGCGGGAGGAGGACGAATTCAGGATCGCCGGTATTGTAGTAGGATAA